In Schizosaccharomyces osmophilus chromosome 2, complete sequence, the following proteins share a genomic window:
- the tma23 gene encoding ribosome biogenesis protein Tma23 encodes MFSSKQYLNSFGWQEGNALKEGGLLKPVLTSRKYDTRGLGTKHDYADQWWDNVFSSQLNSIQVNTGKGNVELETQGASTKLAMAKYHSKYSALSTVFRYAGCLSGTIEEQKEKEKMKNDTNALSKERIKDKHSKKKSSRKAKSESDERKSKDKKHKRKRKDSDELSSSKKRKKEKSSHSKKDRKKEKKPTKKSKGKDSEARRKRKLKDA; translated from the exons ATGTTTAGCTCAAAACAATATCTAAACTCTTTCGGTTGGCAAGAGGGGAATGCCTTAAAAGAAGGTGGTCTCCTCAAACCTGTTTTGACGTCTAGAAAATATGATACTCGTGGT TTGGGTACGAAGCATGATTACGCCGATCAATGGTGGGATAATGTCTTTTCTTCACAGTTGAATTCTATCCAAGTAAACACTGGAAAAGGCAAT GTTGAATTGGAAACACAGGGGGCATCTACTAAGCTTGCAATGGCAAAATACCACAGTAAGTATTCCGCCTTGTCGACTGTATTTCGATACGCAGGATGTCTTTCCGGAACAAttgaagaacaaaaagagaaagagaaaatgaagaatgaTACCAACGCATTGTCAAAAGAACGAATTAAAGACAAGCACTCCAAGAAAAAGTCTTCTCGGAAAGCGAAGTCTGAATCTGACGAGCGGAAATCTAAAGACAAGAAGCataaaaggaagagaaaagattCTGACGAGTTGTCATCATCCAAAAAGCgtaagaaggaaaaatcaTCTCATTCTAAGAAGGATcggaagaaagaaaaaaaaccgaC